The following proteins come from a genomic window of Anopheles ziemanni chromosome 3, idAnoZiCoDA_A2_x.2, whole genome shotgun sequence:
- the LOC131289311 gene encoding peroxidasin homolog: protein MDERKKSHPNPNHRMKRRLPRDYMVPMVLLAIVFLWTSSFSTVHAKNSAEDADEMYGDDYDDTYDDEEDDTGGLFFGSDGGGKHGADSDKSTSTTTGTAKASSTTTGSPPEISFVDMEDQSMEHEDGYACPNECSCSEMTKFLNCSHRSLTDIPAGLPGNVLRLDLSHNNLKQLNVEAFQNCTGLQMLLLTGNVIEQFDKELLLKMDRLVLLDLSSNQLAHLDSDSFSEVDKSLRRLHLSNNPIVLPDSGPFLELPELEELYLDSCNLTELPDETFSELRGLALLDLFGNQFDEDMSVDVFEPLNHLMKLRLPTLSESTVRELCDKVPRIDVIDLTVHNISCFYLASDSSFEESILVDVPKTPEPISTTKEPTTPRPTRKSQHNINEIRQEYKSSTSKLQASDSVLQTTTVPTQRNNSSQSGSFPSSASITHTGAAPVDDDHAVVKTSSTESNGDDGQPASLLSSISPETMKQLLMAIIGATVLALIVGVICRRTGIKAKLCGTKRRPAPTDQVRPAEEVPLNKV from the exons AtggacgaaagaaagaaatctcACCCCAACCCGAACCATAGGATGAAGCGTAGATTGCCGAGGGACTACATGGTCCCGATGGTGCTGTTGGCGATAGTCTTTCTTTGGACATCGAG CTTTAGCACGGTACATGCTAAGAATTCGGCAGAAGATGCGGATGAAATGTATGGGGACGACTACGACGATACGTACGATGACGAAGAGGATGATACCGGAGGTTTATTCTTCGGATCCGATGGTGGAGGTAAACACGGTGCTGACAGTGATAAATCGACGTCCACGACTACTGGAACGGCGAAGGCGTCATCTACCACCACTGGCAGTCCTCCGGAAATAAGTTTTGTTGATATGGAAG aCCAATCCATGGAACACGAAGACGGCTATGCGTGCCCGAATGAGTGCAGCTGTTCGGAGATGACAAAGTTTCTAAACTGTTCTCACCGCTCGCTGACCGACATCCCGGCCGGCTTACCCGGCAACGTGCTTCGACTGGATCTGAGTCATAACAACCTGAAGCAACTGAATGTGGAAGCGTTTCAGAACTGTACCGGCCTGCAGATGCTGCTGCTTACTGGCAACGTGATCGAGCAGTTCGATAAAGAGTTGTTACTGAAGATGGACCGATTGGTGTTACTCGATCTCTCCTCCAATCAACTGGCCCATCTGGATAGTGACAGTTTTAGTGAGGTAGACAAATCGCTGCGACGGCTTCACCTGAGTAACAATCCAATCGTGCTACCGGACAGTGGACCGTTTTTGGAGTTACCAGAGCTGGAAGAGCTGTACTTGGACAGCTGCAATCTGACCGAGCTGCCAGACGAAACGTTCAGTGAACTGAGAGGACTCGCCCTGCTCGATCTCTTCGGCAATCAGTTCGATGAG GATATGAGTGTTGACGTGTTCGAACCACTAAATCATTTGATGAAATTGAGACTACCAACGCTGTCGGAAAGCACGGTCCGGGAACTGTGTGATAAAGTTCCACGGATCGATGTGATTGACCTAACAGTGCACAACATCAGCTGCTTCTATCTCGCTTCAGACAGTTCGTTCGAGGAGAGCATCTTAGTGGACGTACCGAAAACTCCGGAACCGATCAGCACAACCAAAG AGCCCACAACGCCACGCCCGACAAGGAAATCGCAGCACAATATTAACGAAATCCGACAAGAGTACAAATCGTCCACTTCCAAACTGCAAGCATCTGATTCGGTGCTGCAGACCACCACGGTACCAACACAGCGCAATAATTCCTCGCAGTCAGGATCATTCCCTTCGTCCGCGTCGATCACACATACCGGGGCCGCACCGGTGGACGACGACCATGCAGTGGTCAAAACGTCTTCCACAGAGTCTAACGGGGATGACGGGCAGCCAGCGTCACTACTGTCGTCGATATCGCCCGAAACAATGAAGCAGCTTCTGATGGCCATCATCGGCGCAACCGTACTGGCGTTGATCGTCGGTGTGATCTGCCGACGGACCGGCATCAAGGCGAAATTGTGCGGCACGAAGCGACGGCCTGCGCCAACCGATCAGGTTCGTCCAGCGGAGGAGGTCCCGCTGAACAAGGTCTAA